The genomic stretch GCAGTTCACCGTCGACATCGACTTCGCCCAGCGCTTCGCCGGGTTCAACCCGACGTTCACCGCGGGCTCGGCGGACGAGCCCTCGCTCACCCAGGCGGCCCGGGACATCCTGCTCGACGGCTTCGTCGCCCCGGACCCGGTGACCACCGAGCTGCCCGGCTCGCCGGCGGACTACCCGCACGTCGAGGGCACCCTGGCGCACTGGCGGATGAACGGGCTGCGCGGCGTGGTCGCCCAGGGCGGGGTCATCCGGGACGTCGAGGGCAACAACCGCAACAACCTGATGCGCGTGCCGATCAGCCAGTCCGGCTCGCCGACCGCCCAGCTGCGGGACGTCAACTTCTCGCAGGACGCGCACCCGTACTCCTCCGACGGCGCGGCGGTCTGCTTCACCAACGCCAGCAAGGCGACCGACCGGTACAGCTACCTGACCACCCGGGCGGACGCCCCGGTGAACACCGCGGCCCTGGCCGACGGCTACACCATCGAGACGTTCCTCAAGATCGACCCCAGCTGGAGCCAGTCGGACAACGCCTGGATGAAGGCGATCGTGCGCTCGGGCAACCGCTCGCAGATCGGCGTCCCGCAGACCCGGTGGGACTGGACGGCCTCGCCGGTGGCGCTCGGCCTGTCCAACCTGAAGGAGTTCCAGTGGACCGAGGTCGGCATCGACACCGCCAAGGGTGACCGCACCGCCTGGTCCGGGGAGATCATGGTCGACACGTGGGCGCACGTCGCCGTGGTGAACGACCCGGCCACCCGCACCACCACCATGTACGTCGACGGCGCCCCGGTGCTGCGCAACGCCTCGAACACGGTGGGCCACGGCCTCGACGGCGCGATGCCCTGGCTGTTCGGCACCGACTGGGTCGACGACCAGGCCACCAACGGCTGGAACGGCTGCATCGGTGAGACCCGCGTGGTCGACCACCCGATCGGCCCGGACGAGTGGCTGACCGCCCGCGCCGACATCGAGGGCCTGACGGTCACCTCGCCGGCTGTCGACGCGACGACGAAGCCCGCGGTCACCGCGACGGGCACCGGGACCCCCGGCGCCACCGTCACGGTGCGGGCGGGCATCACCCGCACGGTCACCGTCCTCCCCGACGGCACCTGGCGGGCGGCGATGGGGACGCTCCAGCCCGGCGCCTACGAGCTGGTCGCGCAGCAGTCGCTGGGTGGCCGCTCGGCCGACCCGGTGAGCGTGTCCTTCACCGTCAAGCGCTGACCTGATCGACGGTGCGGCCCCGGCTCCCTCGAGCCGGGGCCGCACCCGTTCGCGCGTCAGGCGGTGACGTCGATGAGCACCTTGCCGACGGCGCCGTCCTGCACCGCCTGGTGTGCGGCCGCGGTCTCGGCCAGCGGGTACACGTGCAGGGGCAAGCCGGCGTCGTCCCCGACCCGGACGGCCCCGTCGAGCACCGCGGCGTTGACGTCCTCCACGGCGACGTCCTTCGCGCGGGTGGGCTCGGTGTAGACGAGCACGAACTGCCAGCGGGCGTTGGGGACCATCTGGGCGCGCACCGGGATCGTCACCTCGGCGCCGCCGTCGTCGGCGTACACGGCGACCGACCCGTGCGCGCCGATCACCTGGGCGTCGACGGCCGCGTTCTGCGCGGCGGAGACCTCGACGATCGCGTCGACGCCGGCGGGGGCGATCTTGCGCACCTCGGCGACGACGTCCTGGGTCGTGTAGTCC from Modestobacter roseus encodes the following:
- a CDS encoding LamG-like jellyroll fold domain-containing protein → MAGAGVVTTVAALATAGGLATAAPAQAAPTEPASRFTLAVLPDTQFYSRYAKSEFERPDRYGPGNNPYAAQTTWLAEHADELRIPFVAHLGDVVDQVNTEGEWRVADAAMQTLDDADLPYSILAGNHDVRNSSDNWFDDQYDLAAEPFLRWFGPDRAAEQSTFGGSDPTGMNQYHLFEAEGQQFMVLALSWRASDATLRWADEVMAQHPTVPVILTSHDIIGIQNDGVSPQETGYGLRLWEKLIKGNDQIFMTLNGHFHGATRLVKQNDFGHSVTQVLMDYQMAYEGGNGYLGLFEFDLTNDTISAQTASPWVVAKPQEKLTSYDQAFLEGPGQQFTVDIDFAQRFAGFNPTFTAGSADEPSLTQAARDILLDGFVAPDPVTTELPGSPADYPHVEGTLAHWRMNGLRGVVAQGGVIRDVEGNNRNNLMRVPISQSGSPTAQLRDVNFSQDAHPYSSDGAAVCFTNASKATDRYSYLTTRADAPVNTAALADGYTIETFLKIDPSWSQSDNAWMKAIVRSGNRSQIGVPQTRWDWTASPVALGLSNLKEFQWTEVGIDTAKGDRTAWSGEIMVDTWAHVAVVNDPATRTTTMYVDGAPVLRNASNTVGHGLDGAMPWLFGTDWVDDQATNGWNGCIGETRVVDHPIGPDEWLTARADIEGLTVTSPAVDATTKPAVTATGTGTPGATVTVRAGITRTVTVLPDGTWRAAMGTLQPGAYELVAQQSLGGRSADPVSVSFTVKR